GGCGCCGATCATCTCCTCGGTGTCCATGGCCATGAGGTTGCGGTACATCATGCTGGTCGGGTTGAGGAAAACCTCGCCGAGCGACACGGTCGGGAACGGCCGCGGCAGGGCCCCGGCCGCCAGCACGCCGCGGGAGACCGCCTCCACCAGCTCGGGCATGCCCCGGTGGCAGTTGTTGAAGCCCGACGGCGTCATGGCGATGCCGACCACCGGCTTGTTCAGCAGGTCGACCGAGATGCCCATGGAGCGCGCGAAGGAGCGGCGCAGGTAGCGGGCGAAGTCGCGGTCGCCGTAGTTGGTCAGGCCGCGGTCGAAGCCGTGCGGTTCGTCGGTCATGATCGTCTCCTCGCGTGGGCGGCTCGGGTGTCCCGGCCGACCGGTCGGTGTCGGCGGTCGCCTTGCTCCCGGCTCCTTAAGCGCGCGCCGGGCAGGTCCTCCGACGCGCGGCTCATCCCGCCCCTGTCCTTCTCGCCGCGATCCCGGCGGAGCGCCGCCTGATAGGTTGTGGTGGCCGCCAGAACCGGCATCGGGATGCAGAAGGCCTCCGGTTCGGCGCCGCCGACGAGATCCGTGCAGGCATGGCCCATCGGAGGGCCGTCCGAGAAGGGGCCACGCGGGATCCGGGGCACGAAAACGCCGCGGCGTAACTGCGTCCGCTGCCCGGATTGACGACATCGCCGGCTACGGGCCGGCGTGCGGATGAGGGCGCTCCTCGACCGCGAATTGGGTGACGGGAGCCTCTTCGCGGATGTCGACCGCGGGGACCATCGCACCCGATGCGGTCTTCAACTGGGCTGCGATGGCCAATGCCTGACGCCGAAGGACGCCGTGCTTCGCCAGATCGGCGAAATCAACGTCGCGTGGCAGGCATCGATTCCGGGCCGAGCATCAAGTCTCCCCGCGCTCCAGCAGCGCGCGGTAATCATCCAGGGTCAGTGCTTCGGCCTGGCGTGCGTCGATCGCGAGCCGATCCCGATCGGGCAGAACATCCCCGAACACGTCGATGCGCTTCCAGGCCGGAAGCTCGCCGGCTCGCTCCTGCCCCGGCACGAAGCCGGAGGTCGATTGCCGCTCGTAGCGATGGATGTAGCGCGGACAGTTCACGAAGACCTCGGCGATCCCGATCCGGATCACCAGTTCGGCGCCGGGATGCCGCGCGAGGATCTCCGCATCGCGGGACATCTGCGCCGTGCCGTGGAGGCGCAGGCGATGCGGTGTCTCGAAGTCGACGAACAGGAGGCCGAGCTTCGGGTTCGCCGCGAGATTGCCGGCGGTGAGATACATGCCGTTGCCGTCGTAGCTCGGGAGTTCGAGTTGGCGCGGGCTCACCACGCGCACGAAACCGCGCGCGCCGCCCTTGTACGAGCAGGTCGGAAACCCGCGATGGTCGATCGAGGTGACGAACGCCAGATCCTGCCGGGCGATGAAGGCCTGCTGGCGCGCGCTGAGCTCGCTTGTCACCGACAGGGTGCGCAGCCGGTTCGCGAGATCGCGGGTCTCGAATTCCTCTTGGAAGACCCGGTGCCGGGGACCGTAGAGATTGCTGATCGCCCCCAGCGGTGGCGTGAAGACGGCCGCGTCGGGTTGCGGCGTCGTGCTCCAGCGCAGGCGTTCCAGGCAGATCGCCCAGGCTGCGCCGTACCAGTCGGCCGTCTCCTGGCGGTCGAGGCGGGTGTGGGAGAGCGTCAGCTCGGTGACGTCCGGCCCGAGCGGGCGCAGGTCGATCTGGACCCGCGAGGCCGGGCCGGCCAGCGGCCCGTCTCCGGCGTAGTGCCACGTCATCGCGACGCGTCGCCCCGGCAGGATCTCCAGGAACGCGCCGGAGACCGCGTAGGCCCGCCCGTCCGGGTTGCAGCCCTCGAGGCTGAACGCGCCGCCGACCCGCAGCTCGCAGCGCGCCGCGCGGACCTCGCCGGCCCCCGGTGTCAGCCATTGGACGAGCCGGCGCGGGTCGGTGCAGGCGGCGAACACCAAATCCGCGCAGGCATCGAGCTGGCGGATGAGGGCGATCGCGATCCGCGGCTCGTCGGAGGCGTCATCGGACATGGCTGCGGCCCTTCCAGGATGATCGGGGCGATCCGTCAGACGATCGCGTCGAGGGGGCGGCCCCGCGTCTCGGGTAGGAACAGGGCCGAGACGAGAAAGGCGACGGCCAGGACGACGAGTGCGTACCAGAGCCCGGCATAGAGATTCCCGGTCATCGTGAACGCCGAGAAGGCGATGGCCGGCAGGAAGCCGCCGAACCAGCCCCCGACCGCGTAGGGCACGGAGAGGGCCGTGTTGCGGATGCGGGTCGGGAAAAGTTCGATCATCCAGGCGGCGAGGGGGGCCGAGGCCAGGGCCACGCAGGCGTTGAGAAGGCTGAGCAGGGCGATCAACGCCGGCAGGTTGGTCTTGGCCGGGTCGGCCTTGGCTGGATAGCCCGCCGCCGCGACCGCGGCCGCCAGGGCCTTGCCGAAATCGGTTGTCCGCGCGTCGAGTGCCTTCTTGTCGAGACCGGTTCCGTCGAAGGCGGCGAGGCTCGCCGTGCCGATCATGATCTGCACCGGACTGCCGGGCGGCAGGTCGCGGGTCGCGTAGGGCACGCCGAGCTTGGCGACGGTCCGGCGGGCGAGGTCGCAGGGGCTCTCGAACCGGGCGAGGCCGAACGGGTCGAACTGGCGGCTGCACCCCGACGGATCGGCGGCCACCACGACAGGCCTGTCGGCGACCGCCGCCGCGAGGGCGGGATGGGCGTAGCGGGTCACACCCTCGTAGACCGGCGCCGCCAGGAGGGCCGTGCCCAGGAAGCCCGCGAGCATGATCGGCTTGCGGCCGATCCGGTCCGAGAGCCAGCCCGCGGCGATCATGCAGGCGACGAGGCAGGTGCTGTAGCCGAGGATCGTGTAGTGCAGGAGGAACGGGTCGATCTTCAGGTTCAGCATCAGCAGATAGATCGGGTAGGTGCCCGTCGCGCTCGCGACCGACTGCCCGGCGACGAGGCCGAACAGGACCAGGAGCACGATCCGCAGGCTCGACCAGCGCCCCAGGGCCTCCCGGACCGGCTGGCGCGATCCGCCGCCGCCCCGGCGCATCCGCAGGAAGACCGGCGATTCCTGCAGTTTCAGCCGCATGTACACCGAGACCAGCATGAGGACGGCCGAGAGCAGGAAGGGGATGCGCCATCCCCACGCCTCGAACGCCGCCTTGCCGAGCAGCGTCTCGCAGGCGATCACCACGAGGATCGCCAGGACGAGGCCGCAGGCCATGGTGATGCCGACGGCGCTCGTCGCGAGGCCGCGCCGGTCGGCCGGCGCATGCTCGGCGATGTAGGTGACAGCACCGCCGAACTCGCCCCCGAAGGCGAGCCCCTGCACGATGCGCAGGCCCATCAGCAGGGCCGGCGAGAGCACGCCGATGGCCGCGTAGGGCGGCAGCAGGCCGATCGCCACCGTCGCGCCGCCCATGATCACGATCGTCAGGAGGAAGGTGTATTTCCGCCCGACGAGATCCCCCAGGCGCCCGAAGATCAGCCCGCCGAACGGTCGGGCGAGGAAAGTCACGGCGGCGGAGAGAAGGGTGAAGACGTAGGCGTAGGCCTCGTCCAGGCCCGAAAAGAACTGCCGGGCGACGATGGCGGCCATCGGCCCGAACAGGACGAGGTCGTAGGCCTCGAACACTGCGCCGAGGGAGGAGGCCACGATCACCCTCCGGACGCGCGCCCGATCCTCCGGGGCCGCCGCCCGCGCGATCCCTCCGCCGGTTTGTCCCGCGCGCCCTGCGGAACTCGGGACAGCGATGTTCTGGGCCATGGAAGGTCTCCCTGTTCTCCGGTTCGGCACCGTGGGGGACGCGGGCTCAGGGCGGGCCCGCCTCCCGCTTCATCTGGGCGAGCAGGTCCTCCAGCGCGTCGAGGCGCTCCGTCCAGAAGACTTCGTAGGCCTGGAGCCAGCGATGGGCCGTCAGCAGGGCCATCGGCTCGAGCCGGCAGAGGTGCGAGCGGCCCTGCACCTGCCGCGTGACCAGCCCCGCGGCCTCGAGCGTCCGCACGTGCTTCGACACAGCGACGCTCGACATCGGGAAGGCGGGAGCGAGCTCGCCGAGCCCATAGGGCCTCTCGGCGAGCATGCGCACGATCGCACGGCGAGTCGGGTCAGCGAGCGCATGGAAGAGAGCATCCAGGGCCGCCTCACACGCTTGAACCATGTGGTAATTCATAAAACCATTTGGTTTTATGTCAAGGACGATGCCGAGGGTTCGCGCAGGCTGGAATTCCCGGCCCATCGGCAAGCGAGATCCGGAGCCTCGTGCGCCGCAGCGTTGCTGTCGGAGTTGCAACTTCCACCGTCATCGCCCGCGCAGCGTAGCGACCCAGGGGAGCGCGGCCGCGACGAAGGTGGCGCCGGCGGGTCTCTCAGCTGGGCTCGCAAGGACGGCGATGCCGAAGTCGTCAACCGAACACGATCTCAGACGTACCGTGCGCCTCTCAAAGGCGATCGACGTCTATAGTCCTACGATGGTCGAGGCGGCCCAGAGGCGCGTTCGTCCGGCATCCGGCAGATCCGGGGTGGAAACCGGACACGCCACCTGTCCGGACCGCGTCGCAATCGCCCCGCTCGAAGGTGGAGCGCTCCGGCGTCATGCGGAGAGGGAGGCCTCCGCTTCGGCATAGCGGCTCGTCGGTCGTGCCAGTCCGAGATGGCCGCGCAGGGTCTCGCCCGCGTAGTCGCGCCGGAACAGGCCGCGGCGCTGGAGGATCGGCACCACCGTATCGACGAATGTCTCCAGCCCGTCCGGCAGCACGTCTGGCATCAGGTTGAACCCGTCCGCGGCGCCGGCCTGGAACCACGCCGCGATGTCGTCGGCGATCGCCTCCGGGGTGCCCGCGACGATACGGTGGCCGACCCCGCCGCCCAGCGCCCGGAGGAGTTGGCGCACGGTCAGACCCTCGCGCCGGGCGAGCGCGACGGTGCCGAGGAACATCGTGTGGTTGGCGTCCGGCGGCAGCGGCAGCGGGTCGGGCAGCGGCTGATCGAGGTCGAGGCGGGCCGGGTCGAGCCGCAGCGTCCCGGCAAGGCGGGCGAGGCTGTACGCCTCCGGCACGAGGTCCCAGAGTTCGTCCTGGCGCCGCCGTGCCTCCGCCTCGGTGGAGCCGATCACCGTGGCGAGGCCGGGCAGGATCACGAGCGCGTCCGGTCCGCGCCCGTAGCGCGCCGCCCGCGCGCGCAGGTCCCGGGCGTAGGCGACCCCCTCATCGACGGTCTGGGCCAGGGAGAACACCGCGTCGGCGGTGGCGGCAGCGAGTTCGCGCCCGTCCTCCGAGCCGCCGGCCTGGAAGGTCACCGGGCGCCCCTGCGCGCTGCGCGGCACCGTGAGCGGCCCGTCGACCGTGTAATGCGCGCCCCGGTGGCGGATTGCGTGGACCTTCCCGGTGTCGACGAACCGGCCGCTCGCCTTGTCGCCCACGAAGGCGTCGTCCTCCCAGCTGTCCCACAGGGCGTGGACCAGTTCAGTGAACTCCCGGGCCCGGGCGTAGCGCGCCCCGTGCGCGGAGGCGCCCGCGAAGCCGAAATTGCGGCCCGCTGCGGCATCGGCCGTGGTCACCACGTTCCAGCCGGCCCGGCCGCGGCTGACGAGGTCCAGGCTCGCGAAGCGGCGGGCGAGGTTGTAGGGCTCGTTATAGGTCGTCGAGGCGGTCGCCACGAGGCCGACATGGCTGGTCGCCGCCGCGACGCTCGCCAGCACCACGGTCGGTTCGAGGGCGTTGAACGGCCGGTAGTCGATCCGGTCGTTGATCGCCGGCGTGTCGGCCAGGAAAATCGCGTCGAGCTTGCCCCGCTCCGCGATGCGGGCGACGCGCACGAAATGGTCGATGTCGACGAAGGCGTCCGGACGGCTGTCCGGCAGCCGCCACGCGGACGGGTAGACGCCCGAATGCAGCAGGTTGACGTTGAGATGCAGCGTGCGTCCGCTCATCGTGGATCTCCGGGTCAGCGGACGCGCGGCAGCACCTGCTCGGCGAAGCGGCGCATCTCCGCCTCGAACGGCTGGAACTGCAGCATGAACAGCGCGATCCCTGCCGCGTGGAACGCCCGGATCCGCTCCGCCACGGTGGCGTAGCTGCCGACCAGCCCGGCGGCCGTGCCGCCGTTGGTGCCGACATGGCGGGCGGCGGCTGCGTCGGTCTTGGCGAACATCACGCTGGCCGCATCGGTCCGGGCGCGGGTGTCGGCGCGTAAGCCTGCGTCGCGCTGCGCCAGGGCGAGGAGCCGCGCGTGTTCGGCCTCCGCCTCCGCGTCGGTGTCCCGGGCGATCACGAAGGCCGAGAGGCCGTAGCGCAGCGGACCGTTCGCCGCGGGGCGCCGGGCGACGTCGGCGATCAGGGCGGCGACGTCCGCCAGCGGCTGGCCGTTGATGAACCAGACATCCGCGTGGTCGGCCGCCAGCGCCCGGGCGGGCTCCGACTCGCCGCCGAGATAGATGGTCGGCCGCGGCCTGAAGGTGCCGGCGGGGCGGAGCTGGTAGTCCTCGACCCGGAAATGCGCCCCCGCGAACGTCACCCGCTCGCCGCGCATCAGCCGGTCCACGAGGCCGATCCATTCCCGCCCGTAGGCGTAGCGGTCGTCATGGGCCGGAAACGGCAGGCCGGCGCGCTCGAACTCGGCCCGGTTCCAGGCATTCACGAGGTTCAGCGCGAAGCGCCCGCCGCTGACGTGCTCGATCTGGAGCGCCATCTTGGCGAGCACCACCGGGTGGTAGAGCCCCGGCTTGATCGCCGCGATGATCTCGATGTGCCGGGTCAGCGCCGCGAGCGCCGCCGCCCCCGTCCAGGCCTCGAGCTGGTCGCGGCCCGGATCGTAGGGGTTCATGGTGTGCTGGGCGACCAGCACGGAATCGAAGCCCAGGGCCTCCGCCTCCAGCACCAGGGCGCGGTTGCGCGCCCAGCTGGCGTCGTCCGGCTCGTCGGGATCGTGGTGGGACGCCCGGGAGCCGTGGACGGCCGCCCAGATGCCGAAGCGGGGCGCGCGGAGAGGTTCGCCCATCGCCTTCAGCCCCGCCCCACGGGCGGCGCCCAGATCGGCACGTCGGTGGCGTCGATCCGGCGGGGGATGAGCTTGGCCTCGTGGAACACGTCGGCGATGGCCTGCTGCTCGCCGAGCTGATTGCGCTCCACCGGCTCGACCGCGTAGGTGCGGCGGCTGTTGGCGGCGGCCACGACGGCCGGCGGCAGGTCGCCCCAGATCGGTGCGAGGAGCGCCACGGCCGCCTCCGGGTTCGCCCGCATCCAGGTCCCGGCCTCGACCAGCGCCCGGTAGACCGTGGCGACCACCTCCGGCTGTGCGGCGACGAAGCTGTCGTTGACGAGGTAGTAGCGGTGGTAGCTTGTCAGGCCGGTGGCATCGGCCACGACCCGCACCGGGCGCTTGGCCTCCGCGAAGGCGAGGAACGGATCCCAGATCGACCACGCGTCGAGGCTGCCCTGCTCGAAAGCGGCCGCGCCCTCCGGCGCCTGGAGATAGGCCGGCTTGATGTCGGCGAAGCTCAGGCCCGCGCGCTTCAGCGCGGCGGCGAGCACGTAGTGGCTGCCCGAGCCCCGCGAAACGCCGACCGTGCGGCCCTTCAGGTCCGCGACCGTGCGGATCGGCGAGTCCGTCGGCACGATGATCGCCTCGGCGGACGGCGCGCCGCGCTCGCGGGCGTAGAAGGTCAGCGGCGCCCTGGCCGACTGGGTGAAGATCGGCACCGCGTCGGCGACGTCGGCGTGGATGTCGACGGCCCCCGCCGTCATCGGCTCGATCACGCTGGTGAACAGGTGCCAGCTCGGCGTGAAGCCCAGCGGCGCGAGGCGCTCGGCGAGGGTCCCCTGCACCTTCAGCACGGTGAACAGCACCGAGGAGCGCTGCATGCTGATCTTCACCTCGCGCGGCGCCGCGTGCAGGGCCGGTGCACCGAGCGCCACGGCGGCGGCCCCGCCCAGGCCCGTGCGCAGCAGGGTTCGGCGGGACGGGGCGCTCCGCCACGGGGTGTCGTCGGTCACGGCGTACTCACGGGTCATAGGGGCTTTCGGGATGGTCGGTCGGAGACGCGGTTGCGGCGCCGGGTCGGCGCAGCGCATCGCCCCCTCGCGGCCGGCTTTATTGAAGACCTGGGCGGAGCTCAGGATCAATGAAACGGTTTTTTGATCTCGCCGCATGTCGTAGAAATAGCTGCTTCGTTCAGGCGCATCGGCAGCGATGCTGTTCCTGTGACGTGAGATGTGTCCGAGCATTGGCGAAAGCCGCGCGCGGCCGGGCTAGTGCCATTTCCGGTCGATCGCCTCAGCACCTCCGTCCTCGAGCGCGGCGAAGCGATCCCTTTGCGCCACGCGAGTCGAGGTCGCGCGGCCCCGGGTCAGCTCGCTTCGCCCCCGCTGACGGAGAAAGCGATGCTCGAAGGCTTCCGCCGGTAGCCATAGGCGACGTCTCATCCGAGCCGGAGCCCGGAGCGGCCCGCCGATAGTGCCGCATGCGGAAGATGGATCTTTCCCCGACACCCGTCCGATTGGATAAATGTATTTCTGCTATCGGTTCAAGGAAACGACGCTTCCAAAGCGTCGATCGAACATCGTTCCTCTCTTGAGATCGGAGGCTATCTCATCAATGTCTTGGTTATGCCCGTCCGGGCCGAGTTGGGATCAGGAATGCACCATCATGTCGCAGACGGATGCGGGCTGGGGCGCGGGTCCGAGTGAACGGTACGAGACTTTGGCCGACCGGTTCCGCCCGGTCTTCGCCGAGATCCGCGCCACCGCGGCGGAACGGGACCGCACGCGCGGCCTGCCCCATGCCGAGATCGGCTGGCTGCGGGAGGCGAACTTCACCACCCTGCGGCTCGCGCCGGAGGAGGGCGGCCACGGCGCCAGCCTGCCGGAGCTGTTCGCGCTCCTGATCGAGCTGTCGAGCGCCGATTCCAACGTCACCAACGCGCTCCGGGCGCATTTCGGCTTCACAGAGGACGCGCTCTGCGCCTCGTCGGCCGAGTGGCGCGCCACGTGGATCGCCCGGATCGGCGCCGGCGACACGTTCGGCAGCGGCGTCTCGGAGACCGGACCGGCCAAGGTCGGCGCGTTCGACACGGTGGTCCGGCGCCGCGACGGGGGCCTCGTGGTCGAAGGCCGGAAATACTACACGACCGGCTCCCTGTTCGCCGACTACATCCATCTCTCGGCCGAGGACGAGTCGGGTGGCGCGGTGACCGCGGCGGTGCCGGTCCGGGCGCCCGGTGTGACCATCGTCGACGACTGGGACGGGTTCGGTCAGGGGCTGACGGCCAGCGGAACCGCGACCTTCGAGGGGGTGGCGCTCGATCCGGCGCTGATCAAGCCCGATCCGGCCCGCTTCCCCTACGCGATGGCGTTCTTCCAGCTGGTGCATCTGGCGACGCTCGCCGGTATCGGCCGGGCGGCGGCCGAGGACGTGGCGCGGCTGGTGGCCGAGCGCACCCGCGTCTACAGCCACGGCAATGCCGGGCGTACCGCGGAGGATCCGCAGATCCAGGCGGTGGTGGGCCGCGTCCGGGCCAACGCCTACGCGGCCGGGGCCGTGGTGTTGAAGAGCGCCGAGGCTCTCCAGCGCGCCTCCGCGGCCCATCGGGCCGGTGACGCCCCCGCGGCGGACCGGGCCACGACGCTGGCCGATGTCGAGGTCAACCAAGCGGTGAGCGTGGTGACCGACCTCGTGCTGCAGGCGACGACCACCCTGTTCGACGCGCTGGGAGCGTCGGCGGTGAAGACCGGCCTCGGCCTCGACCGCTACTGGCGTAACGCCCGCACCATCGCGTCCCACAACCCGCGGATCTACCGGGACCGGAGCGTCGGGGCCTTCGCCATTAGCGGCGCGCCGCCGCCGCGACAGTACCGCGTCGGCACCGCCTGAGGCTGGGGCCGTGCAGGGGGCCGTGCAGGACCGATCCGGGCGCGCGAGTCCCGGGCGGAGGCCCGCCGCAACCTGTGGCCGGCTCGTGTGGGGCAAAGCGCCCGCCCCGATCCCGAAGGAGACGTCCGCGTGACGATCACTCGACGCCGGTCCGCCGCCCTGCTTCTCGCGCTCGGCGCCGGGCTCGCGACCGCGACCGGCGCGGCCGCGCAGGCGGCCCCGAAGGAGTTCCGGATCGGCTACCAGAAGGTCGGCGTGGTCGTGGTGGCGCGCCGGCAGGGCAGCATCGAGAAGCGCTTGGCACCGCTGGGCATCGCCGTCCGCTGGGTCGAGTTCCAGGCCGGGCCGCCGCTGCTCGAGGCCCTCAACGCCGGCAGCATTGATTTCGGCTTTGCCGGGGACACGCCGCCGATCTTCGCGCAGGCGGCCGGCAGCACCCTCGTGTATGTCGGCGCCTCGGTGCTCTCTGGCGACGGCGAGGCCATCGTGGTGCGCGCGGGCTCGGCCGTCCGGACGGTCGCCGACCTCGAGGGCCGCACGGTCGCGGTGGCGCGGGGCACTAGCTCGCACAACCTGCTGGTGACGGCCCTGGAGAAGTCGGGCCTGAGTTTCGCCGACGTGAAGCCCGCCTACCTGCTGCCTTCCGATGCCGGCCCCGCCTTCGCGAACGGCAGCGTCGAGGCCTGGGTGATCTGGGACCCCTACCTTGCCCTGGCGCAGGCGCACGGTGACACCCGGGTCCTGACGACGTCCCGTCAGACGCATGCCGTCTCAGACTTCTTCCTGGCCAGCCGGACCTTCGCCGACCGCTACCCAGGCGTCGTGACGGCGGCGGTAGCGGCCCTGGCGGACTCGGCGGCCTGGGCCGAGACCCACCGCGATCAGGTGGCGCAGGCGCTGGCGACGGTGACGGGCGTCCCGTACGCGATCGAGACGGTCGTCGCCGCGCGGACCGAGTTCGGCGTCGGGCCGATCACGGACGCGCTCGTGGCCAAGCAGCAGGCGACCGCCGACCGCTTCCACCGGCTCGGGCTCATCCCGCGGCCCATCCAGGTGCGGGACGCGGTCTGGACCCCGCCGCGGAGCTGACCGCACCGGCGGTCAGGCAGGTAGCCTCGGCCGCGCGGAGAGCGAGTCGCCGCGACCCTCATCGTCGCGGCAGACCAAGGCGAAGTCCGCGCGGTCCGCACGGGAGAGGGGGCCGCCTTGCCCTTGATCGTCGATGACGCCCCGGAGCGAGGCGAACTCGGCAAGCCGGATGACGCGGCCATCGTCCTGGCCCGGGCGCCGTATGTCCTGCATATTTTCATTAGATCAATACCAAAATTGCTTTCTTGTTTATGTGTCATCATCGGCACATACTGCTCACGGATCCGTGATAGCTGAACGTCAGCGCGCAGATTTGCCCGTACAATCCTGTTTAGAGTCGGTATAATGTCGAGATCTATTGGCGAGCCCGCCGCATCCCGTGCGTTCGTTCCTGTGCGGCGGCTTGTCCGGGTCAGCCTAATATCATCGACATCTCTTCTGACCCTCGGAACGGGCGCGCTCGCCCAGCCCGCGCCCGTCACGGACGTCGAACTTTCCGAACTCAGCGTGATGGGAGAGACGCGCGGTCGTACCCTGAACGGCGACCTGTACGGGGCCGGCGGAGCCAACGGCGCCGTGCCCGGCTACGTCGCCAGCCGCAGCACGGTCGGCACGAAGACCGACACGCCCATCCTGGAGACGGCACAGTCGGTGTCGGTCATCGGGCGCCAGCAGATCGAGGACCAGAACGCCCTGACCATCAACCAGGCGCTGCGCTTCACGCCGAGTGTCACCACCGAGCAGCGGGGCGGCGCCGGCTCGACGCGCCTGGAGCAGTTCTACATCCGCGGCTTCACCGCGCCGATCTTCCTCGACAACATGGCCCTGCCGACCAACCGCGACGCCTTCCCCACCGTCGATCCCTACCGCCTGGAGCGGGTCGACATCATCAAGGGGCCGGCCTCGGTCCTCTACGGGCAGTCCGGCCCGGGCGGCCTCGTCAACCTCGTCTCGAAGGTCCCGCAATTCGTCCGCCACGGCGAGATCTTCGTCCAGGGCGGCGGCTTCAGCGAGGTCCGCGGCGGCTTCGATATCGGCGGACCGATCGAGTCCGATATCCCGGGGTTCGCCGACCAGTTCGCCTACCGGGTCATCGGCCTCGGCTGGAACGGCGACGGGCCGGCCGTGACCACGAAGGTCGAGCGCGCCTTCATCAATCCCAGCATCACGTGGCGGCCCTCCACCGACACGTCGCTCACGATCATCGCCAACTACCAGCGCGATCCGTTCTCGGGCTTCTACGGCGGCTTCCCGGCGGTCGGCACGGTATTCGCGCGCAACTTCGGCAACGGAATCTTCGGGCGGCTGCCGGTGAACTTCTACGACGGCGACCGCAATATCGAGCGCTCCGACCGCACGCAGGCCTCCATCGAGTACCTGTTCGACCACCGGATCACCGAGACCCTGCGCTTCCACTCGGCCGGCCGCTACCTGCGCTCGGAGGGCGACTACCGCAGCGTGTTCACGACCTTCGGCGACGTCAACGGCCCGTACACGAGCGGGCCGATCATCGGCCGCTCGGTCGGCGGCACCCAGGTCGATATCGAAGCCTACACGATGGACAACAATGTCATCGCCGATTTCGACACCGGCCCGATCGCCCACACGGCGCTGCTCGGCGTCGACCACCGGACCTTCAGCACGCGGTCGGTCACCGGACCGTTCCCGGCGACGACGAGCCTCAACGCACTGGCGCCGAACCATGAGCTGCCGATCGCCTTCCCGGCCTTCACGGCGACCGCGCGGATCGACGCCCAGCAGACCGGCGTGTACTTCCAGGATCAGGCGAAGTTCGACCGCTTCATCCTGACGCTCGGCGGCCGCTACGACACCGCCCGGCAGACCGGCCCGACCCGCACCTTCGCGCCCAACGGGCTGACCATCCAGGACGTGCCGGCCGAGGCCTTCACCGGCCGCGCCAGCCTGCTCTACCTGTTCGACAGCGGCGTCGCCCCGTACGTCTCCTACAGCGAGGCGTTCG
The sequence above is drawn from the Methylobacterium mesophilicum SR1.6/6 genome and encodes:
- a CDS encoding TonB-dependent siderophore receptor, with amino-acid sequence MSRSIGEPAASRAFVPVRRLVRVSLISSTSLLTLGTGALAQPAPVTDVELSELSVMGETRGRTLNGDLYGAGGANGAVPGYVASRSTVGTKTDTPILETAQSVSVIGRQQIEDQNALTINQALRFTPSVTTEQRGGAGSTRLEQFYIRGFTAPIFLDNMALPTNRDAFPTVDPYRLERVDIIKGPASVLYGQSGPGGLVNLVSKVPQFVRHGEIFVQGGGFSEVRGGFDIGGPIESDIPGFADQFAYRVIGLGWNGDGPAVTTKVERAFINPSITWRPSTDTSLTIIANYQRDPFSGFYGGFPAVGTVFARNFGNGIFGRLPVNFYDGDRNIERSDRTQASIEYLFDHRITETLRFHSAGRYLRSEGDYRSVFTTFGDVNGPYTSGPIIGRSVGGTQVDIEAYTMDNNVIADFDTGPIAHTALLGVDHRTFSTRSVTGPFPATTSLNALAPNHELPIAFPAFTATARIDAQQTGVYFQDQAKFDRFILTLGGRYDTARQTGPTRTFAPNGLTIQDVPAEAFTGRASLLYLFDSGVAPYVSYSEAFEPIVNGRIFDTAFGSAGRVPDPIASNQYEAGIKYQPPGTDILLTTAFFDIRRSNATTSDPVNPGFFVQTGEVGVQGVEFEARATLAEGLSLIGGFSLLDIRNIRDTGFTTNDLTRRQVPLQGLRPVQVPDTTASLFVDYRFTDGPLLGLGLGGGVRYLGPSWGDPANTFQVPESVLVDAVASYDMKHLDPRLTGLTGQINIQNLLDERYVTGCFTYSGCYYGLPRTVYATLRYRW
- a CDS encoding aliphatic sulfonate ABC transporter substrate-binding protein, encoding MTITRRRSAALLLALGAGLATATGAAAQAAPKEFRIGYQKVGVVVVARRQGSIEKRLAPLGIAVRWVEFQAGPPLLEALNAGSIDFGFAGDTPPIFAQAAGSTLVYVGASVLSGDGEAIVVRAGSAVRTVADLEGRTVAVARGTSSHNLLVTALEKSGLSFADVKPAYLLPSDAGPAFANGSVEAWVIWDPYLALAQAHGDTRVLTTSRQTHAVSDFFLASRTFADRYPGVVTAAVAALADSAAWAETHRDQVAQALATVTGVPYAIETVVAARTEFGVGPITDALVAKQQATADRFHRLGLIPRPIQVRDAVWTPPRS